A DNA window from Hevea brasiliensis isolate MT/VB/25A 57/8 chromosome 2, ASM3005281v1, whole genome shotgun sequence contains the following coding sequences:
- the LOC110637734 gene encoding phospholipase D beta 2 codes for MENYGSSSSYPYNNPYPYPYRHPPPNYAYPPPPSSDSCHPPAPYPYPYAYPPPAYASPSPPPPPPQQPPHSTNHSGPLDYYQQHSGSVPYPYPYAPSPIPHGSHTPSLTHHGSFNYNVSQYPHQLQSGHDSTPQGSSFSTHQRHESCLPLGTASSINHDTHSDTANSHSSAYPPLDDLMSNMHLTDNNRPSAPASPPAPSVPPLPDSPVSLHSLSFGHDRQDFYGYPNDSFSSNYEGAYLGRADSSGYYSASVYAHSSSFSDSRHSQSTQIVPWQNNKGSLRVFLLHGDLDICVYEAKNLPNMDMFHKTLGDMFARLPGNIGSKIEGQMSRKITSDPYVSISVAGAVIGRTFVISNSEDPVWMQHFYVPVAHYAAEVHFLVKDSDFVGSQLIGVVAIPVEQIYSGDRVEGVYPILNSSGKPCKPGAVLKISIQYTQMEKLSIYHQGVGAGPDYQGVPGTYFPLRKGGTVTLYQDAHVPDGCLPSLKLDHGLSYVHGKCWRDIFDAIRHARRLIYITGWSVWHNVKLIRDAGDPSNITLGDLLRSKSQEGVRVLLLVWDDPTSRSIFGYKTDGIMATHDEETRSFFKNSSVQVLLCPRIAGKRHSWVKQREVGTIYTHHQKTVIVDADAGNNRRKIIAFVGGLDLCDGRYDTPHHPLFRTLQTVHKDDYHNPTFTGNNVSGCPREPWHDLHCRIDGPAAYDVLTNFEERWFKAAKPHGIKKLKMSYDDALLRIERIPDIVGVLDAPSVGENDPEAWHIQIFRSIDSNSVKRFPKDPKDATSKNLVCGKNVLIDMSIHTAYVKAIRAAQHFIYIENQYFIGSSFNWSSYKDLGANNLIPMEIALKIADKIRANERFAAYIIIPMWPEGVPTGAATQRILFWQHKTMQMMYETILKALEEVGLENVFSPQDYLNFFCLGNREFTDTNDTSSSPTAANTPQALSQKSRRFMIYVHSKGMIVDDEYVILGSANINQRSLEGTRDTEIAMGAYQPNHTWARKHSNPHGQIYGYRMSLWAEHVGAIEDCFTQPESLECVRRIRTLGEMNWRQYRADEVTEMRGHLLKYPVEVDRKGKVKPIPGCETFPDVGGNIVGSFLAIQENLTI; via the exons ATGGAGAATTATGGGTCTTCATCTTCGTACCCATACAATAATCCCTACCCATACCCTTATCGTCATCCTCCTCCAAATTATGCTTATCCACCTCCTCCGAGTTCAGATTCATGCCACCCTCCTGCTCCATATCCATACCCTTATGCGTATCCACCACCTGCCTACGCATCACCATCACCACCACCGCCACCACCGCAACAACCGCCGCATTCAACGAATCATTCAGGCCCTTTAGACTATTATCAGCAACATTCTGGGTCTGTTCCCTATCCATATCCATACGCTCCATCTCCAATTCCACATGGTTCTCATACACCATCCCTTACACATCATGGCAGTTTCAATTACAATGTATCTCAGTATCCTCATCAGCTTCAATCGGGCCATGATAGCACCCCACAAGGATCCTCCTTTTCCACTCATCAAAGACATGAAAGTTGCCTTCCTTTGGGAACTGCGTCATCGATAAATCATGATACTCATAGTGATACCGCCAATTCTCACTCTTCTGCGTACCCACCTTTGGATGATCTGATGAGCAATATGCATTTGACTGACAATAATCGCCCTTCTGCTCCTGCTTCCCCACCAGCACCCTCAGTGCCACCACTGCCTGATTCCCCTGTTAGTCTTCATAGTTTGAGTTTTGGGCATGACAGACAAGACTTTTATGGTTATCCTAATGACTCATTTTCAAGTAATTACGAGGGGGCATATTTGGGACGGGCTGATTCTTCCGGTTATTATTCTGCCTCTGTTTATGCCCATTCAAGTTCCTTTAGCGATTCACGGCATAGCCAGAGTACGCAGATTGTGCCTTGGCAGAATAATAAAGGATCTTTGCGGGTTTTCCTTTTACATGGGGATTTGGATATATGTGTTTATGAGGCGAAGAACCTTCCAAACATGGACATGTTTCACAAGACACTGGGTGATATGTTTGCTAGATTGCCAGGAAATATAGGAAGCAAGATCGAAGGGCAAATGAGCCGCAAGATTACCAGCGATCCATACGTTTCAATTTCAGTAGCTGGTGCTGTAATTGGGAGAACTTTTGTTATTAGCAATAGCGAAGATCCTGTTTGGATGCAACATTTTTATGTTCCCGTTGCACATTATGCAGCTGAAGTGCACTTTTTAGTTAAAGACAGTGATTTTGTGGGTTCACAATTGATAGGAGTTGTTGCCATTCCGGTTGAACAAATATATTCAGGGGATAGAGTGGAGGGAGTTTACCCTATTTTGAATAGCAGTGGCAAACCATGTAAACCTGGAGCTGTAttgaaaatttcaattcaatacACCCAGATGGAGAAACTGAGCATTTACCATCAAGGCGTGGGTGCAGGTCCTGATTATCAAGGAGTACCAGGCACATATTTTCCTCTTAGGAAAGGTGGAACTGTGACTCTTTATCAAGATGCCCATGTTCCAGATGGGTGTCTGCCAAGTTTGAAACTTGATCATGGGTTGTCTTATGTGCATGGGAAATGTTGGCGTGACATCTTTGATGCGATACGACATGCCAGGCGTTTAATTTACATTACAGGGTGGTCAGTATGGCACAATGTTAAACTGATTCGAGATGCTGGTGATCCATCAAATATCACATTGGGGGATCTGCTGAGGTCCAAGTCCCAGGAAGGAGTAAGAGTGCTGCTTCTTGTCTGGGATGACCCTACTTCAAGGAGTATCTTTGGATATAAAACA GATGGAATCATGGCAACCCATGATGAGGAAACGCGCAGTTTTTTCAAAAACTCATCAGTGCAAGTGCTTCTCTGTCCTCGCATTGCTGGAAAAAGACATAGCTGGGTCAAGCAAAGG GAAGTTGGAACCATATATACGCACCATCAGAAAACTGTGATTGTAGATGCTGATGCAGGCAATAACAGAAGAAAAATCATAGCTTTTGTTGGTGGACTTGATTTATGTGATGGAAGATATGATACTCCGCATCACCCTTTATTTAGGACACTGCAAACAGTGCATAAGGACGACTATCACAACCCCACTTTCACA GGTAATAATGTTTCTGGTTGCCCTAGAGAGCCATGGCATGATTTGCACTGTAGAATTGATGGCCCTGCAGCATATGATGTCCTAACCAACTTTGAGGAGCGCTGGTTCAAGGCTGCAAAGCCTCATGGGATTAAAAAACTAAAAATGTCATACGATGATGCTCTGCTCAGGATTGAAAGAATTCCAGATATTGTAGGAGTTCTTGATGCTCCTTCTGTTGGTGAGAATGATCCTGAAGCTTGGCATATTCAG ATTTTTCGTTCAATAGATTCAAATTCTGTTAAACGCTTCCCAAAGGATCCCAAAGATGCCACAAGCAAG AACCTGGTGTGTGGGAAGAATGTCCTTATTGACATGAGCATACATACAGCCTATGTGAAGGCCATTCGTGCTGCCCAGCATTTTATTTATATAGAGAACCAATATTTCATTGGCTCCTCATTCAACTGGAGTTCATATAAAGATTTAG GTGCTAATAATTTAATTCCAATGGAAATTGCTCTGAAGATTGCTGATAAAATCAGAGCAAATGAGAGATTCGCCGCCTATATTATTATTCCAATGTGGCCAGAGGGTGTTCCAACAGGTGCTGCTACACAAAGGATTCTATTTTGGCAG CATAAAACTATGCAAATGATGTATGAGACAATTTTGAAGGCTTTAGAGGAGGTTGGACTTGAGAATGTGTTCTCACCTCAGGATTATTTGAACTTCTTCTGTCTTGGTAATCGTGAGTTCACAGACACGAATGACACTTCGAGCAGTCCCACTGCTGCAAACACTCCTCAG GCACTCAGTCAAAAAAGCCGGCGATTCATGATTTATGTCCATTCAAAAGGGATGATAGTGGATGATGAGTATGTAATATTGGGATCTGCAAACATAAACCAGCGTTCATTGGAGGGCACAAGAGACACTGAAATTGCAATGGGAGCATATCAGCCTAATCATACCTGGGCAAGAAAACATTCTAATCCACATGGACAG ATATATGGATATAGGATGTCACTATGGGCAGAGCATGTTGGAGCTATTGAGGACTGCTTCACACAACCAGAGAGTCTTGAATGTGTTAGAAGAATTAGGACACTGGGGGAGATGAACTGGAGACAATATAGAGCTGATGAGGTTACAGAGATGAGAGGGCACCTACTAAAATACCCAGTTGAAGTCGATAGGAAAGGTAAAGTGAAGCCTATTCCTGGATGTGAAACTTTCCCTGATGTGGGCGGAAATATAGTGGGTTCATTTCTTGCCATTCAAGAGAATCTGACCATCTAA
- the LOC110637727 gene encoding subtilisin-like protease SBT1.1, with the protein MIINQQFSTLNSGYQLFKFLSIPYIIRYPSSTAHSSSCCCILLLDSGTGKARMIWRICLLLLALMATLSTASIDKQTYVIHMDKTKIPASYHSPGSSKQWYEAVINSVNEFSSQEEEEEEEEEEETASPHLLYVYETAFSGFAGKFSKEQVQALSKINGFLSAIPDEMLTLHTTYTPQFLGLQSGKGLWNAQNLASDVIVGILDTGIWPEHVSFKDKGLSALPSRWKGACENGTKFSPSNCNKKIIGARAFLKGYESIIGRINETVDYRSPRDSQGHGTHTASTAAGNLVNNASFFGLANGFAAGMKYTARIAVYKVCWSLGCTNTDLLAAIDQAVADGVDVLSLSLGGTDKPFYSDNLAIASFGATQNGVFVSCSAGNSGPSTSTVGNTAPWIMTVAASYTDRSFPTTVKLGNGETFTGSSLYPGKATKQLPIAYGETAGGQSAKFCISGSLNKKLVRGKIVVCEKGMNGRTAKGEQVKLAGGAGMLLINTEGQGEEHLADAHVLPATSLGASAGRAIKKYVNSTKRPTASITFRGTTYGNRAPAMAAFSSRGPSSVAPDVIKPDVTAPGLNILAAWPPLSSPSLLKSDKRSVSFNIISGTSMSCPHVSGVAALLKSVHKDWSPSVIKSALMTSAYVLDNNNAPIADFGANNSASATPFAFGSGHVNPESASDPGLIYNITTADYLLYLCSLNYTSSQVALVSRKSFSCPNNTLLQPGDLNYPSFAVNFEGNAKNISKTYKRTVTNVGTSPSTYAVQVQEPNGVSTTVQPKNLSFQKLGEELSYNVTFVGLRERDARVSYSFGSIDWVSDKYKVRSPIAVTWQ; encoded by the exons ATGATAATTAATCAGCAATTTAGCACACTAAATTCTGGTTATCAACTCTTTAAATTTCTTTCAATTCCCTATATAATAAGATACCCTTCAAGTACTGCTCATTCTTCATCCTGCTGCTGCATTCTTCTCTTGGATTCAGGCACAGGGAAAG CGAGGATGATCTGGAGGATATGCTTGTTGTTGCTGGCCTTAATGGCTACATTGTCAACTGCTTCAATTGACAAACAAACATATGTAATTCATATGGACAAAACCAAGATCCCAGCCTCATATCATTCTCCAGGAAGTTCCAAACAATGGTACGAAGCTGTGATCAATTCTGTCAACGAATTCTCAtctcaagaagaagaagaagaagaagaagaagaagaagaaacagctTCTCCTCATCTTCTTTATGTCTATGAAACAGCCTTTTCTGGTTTTGCTGGGAAGTTCTCTAAAGAACAAGTCCAAGCCTTGAGCAAAATCAATGGTTTTCTCTCTGCCATTCCTGACGAAATGCTAACTCTCCACACCACATACACTCCTCAGTTTCTTGGACTTCAAAGTGGTAAAGGCCTTTGGAATGCTCAAAACTTGGCTTCGGATGTGATAGTTGGCATTCTTGATACTGGAATCTGGCCAGAGCATGTTAGTTTCAAGGACAAGGGCTTATCTGCACTGCCTTCTAGATGGAAAGGCGCATGCGAGAATGGCACAAAGTTTTCACCATCAAATTGCAACAAGAAGATCATTGGTGCAAGAGCCTTCTTAAAAGGCTACGAGTCCATTATAGGAAGGATCAATGAAACAGTTGATTACCGATCCCCTCGGGATTCACAAGGCCACGGAACACACACTGCATCAACCGCTGCTGGAAACCTTGTAAACAATGCAAGCTTTTTTGGCTTGGCAAATGGCTTTGCAGCTGGAATGAAGTATACAGCAAGAATTGCCGTCTATAAAGTCTGCTGGTCTTTAGGTTGCACCAACACTGATTTATTGGCGGCTATAGACCAAGCTGTTGCTGATGGTGTTGATGTGCTGTCCCTCTCTTTGGGCGGTACCGACAAGCCGTTTTATTCTGATAACCTTGCTATAGCCTCATTTGGGGCAACCCAAAATGGGGTCTTTGTTTCTTGCTCTGCCGGTAATTCTGGTCCATCTACCTCAACTGTAGGCAACACCGCACCCTGGATCATGACGGTTGCTGCTAGCTACACTGATCGAAGCTTTCCAACAACCGTCAAACTTGGAAATGGAGAAACTTTTACTGGATCATCTCTGTATCCTGGCAAAGCAACCAAGCAATTGCCAATCGCATATGGAGAAACTGCAGGTGGCCAATCAGCTAAGTTTTGCATTAGTGGGTCACTCAACAAGAAGCTAGTAAGAGGCAAAATTGTTGTCTGTGAGAAAGGAATGAACGGCCGAACCGCCAAGGGAGAACAAGTGAAATTGGCAGGAGGAGCAGGAATGCTACTAATCAACACCGAGGGTCAAGGTGAAGAGCATTTGGCTGACGCCCACGTCTTGCCAGCCACCTCTTTAGGAGCTTCAGCAGGTAGAGCCATAAAAAAGTATGTCAACTCTACTAAAAGACCTACTGCTTCTATTACTTTCAGAGGAACAACATATGGTAATCGTGCACCAGCAATGGCTGCATTCTCATCCAGAGGGCCTAGTTCAGTAGCACCAGATGTGATAAAGCCGGATGTAACTGCACCGGGGTTGAACATTTTAGCCGCTTGGCCACCTTTAAGTAGCCCATCTCTACTCAAGAGCGACAAGAGGAGTGTGTCGTTCAATATAATTTCAGGAACATCAATGTCATGCCCACATGTTAGTGGCGTAGCTGCACTACTCAAGTCAGTCCACAAAGATTGGTCCCCATCAGTAATCAAATCAGCCCTAATGACCTCAGCTTATGTTCTAGACAACAACAATGCTCCAATTGCTGATTTTGGAGCCAATAACTCTGCATCAGCAACACCTTTCGCATTTGGTTCAGGGCATGTCAACCCCGAGAGTGCTTCTGATCCAGGGCTAATATACAATATCACCACAGCGGACTATCTACTCTATCTGTGCAGCCTGAATTATACATCTTCTCAAGTAGCTCTAGTGTCAAGGAAGAGTTTCAGCTGTCCTAACAATACACTTCTTCAGCCTGGTGACCTGAATTACCCTTCTTTTGCTGTGAATTTTGAAGGTAATGCTAAAAATATCAGCAAGACATACAAGAGAACCGTGACAAATGTAGGGACATCACCGAGTACTTACGCAGTACAAGTCCAGGAACCCAATGGGGTATCAACAACTGTTCAGCCTAAGAATTTGAGTTTCCAAAAATTGGGAGAGGAACTGAGTTACAATGTAACTTTTGTTGGGTTGAGAGAAAGAGATGCCAGGGTGAGTTACTCTTTTGGATCTATAGATTGGGTTTCAGACAAGTACAAGGTCAGAAGTCCCATAGCAGTAACCTGGCAGTAG
- the LOC110637731 gene encoding subtilisin-like protease SBT4.14, with translation MSREKFIHSFPLILILTLTGLVAATGEGKEFYIVYLGDDPLNHVSAVQTHMDILLSVKRSDRDAKESVVYSYTKSFNAFAAKLSKAEANKLSRHDQVLSVFPNQYHKLHTTKSWDFIGLPNTAQRKLKTEGNIVVGLLDTGINPESESFKDDGFGPLPKKWKGTCGHFANFSGCNKKIIGARHFKLDRNPDPNDILSPIDVDGHGTHTSSTVAGNQVPGASLFGLARGDARGAVPAARVAMYKVCWASSGCSDMDILAAFEAAITDGVDVISISIGGMTKDYVSDTLAIGAFHAMRKGIITVASAGNDGPTSGTVANHAPWVLTVAASGIDRQFRSKVELGNGKNFSGIGVNAFEPKQKPYPIVSGADVAKNSESKDSARFCMDGSMDPKKVKGKLIYCELQAWGSDSVVKGLGGLGAIVESEQYLDAAQIFMTPGTVVNVTVGNTINNYIHSTRSASAVIYRSHEVKVPAPFIASFSSRGPNPLSEHLLKPDVAAPGIDILASYTPLRSLTGRKGDTQYSKFILMSGTSMACPHVAGVAAYVKSFHPNWTPAAIKSAILTTAKPMSVRANSDAEFAYGAGQLNPTKARSPGLVYDMDEMSYIQFLCHEGYPGSKLAVLIGLKINCSSMLPGIGYDALNYPTMQLNAKNDRETSIGIFRRTVTNVGPSPSIYNATIKAPKGVKITVNPRSLSFSRALQKRSFTVVVKAKPISSGQMASGSLAWKSPRHIVRSPIVVFKPLE, from the exons ATGTCGAGAGAAAAATTTATCCATTCTTTCCCTCTCATCTTGATCTTGACCTTGACAGGGCTTGTTGCTGCAACTGGAGAAGGAAAG GAATTCTACATTGTCTATCTTGGAGATGATCCACTGAACCATGTCTCCGCAGTCCAAACACATATGGATATCCTCTTATCCGTGAAGAGAAG CGATCGTGATGCCAAGGAGTCTGTCGTGTACAGCTATACAAAGAGCTTTAATGCATTTGCAGCCAAGCTATCTAAAGCTGAAGCCAACAAGTTATCAC GACACGACCAAGTTCTTTCTGTGTTCCCAAATCAGTATCACAAACTCCACACTACCAAATCATGGGATTTTATTGGACTTCCTAACACAGCACAAAGAAAGTTGAAAACGGAGGGAAACATAGTTGTGGGTCTACTGGATACAG GGATCAACCCGGAATCCGAGAGCTTCAAGGACGATGGCTTTGGTCCTCTACCCAAGAAATGGAAAGGCACTTGTGGGCATTTCGCTAATTTCTCAGGATGCAACAA GAAAATTATAGGAGCTCGGCACTTCAAGCTCGATCGCAATCCAGACCCCAACGATATCTTATCACCCATCGACGTGGATGGCCATGGGACTCACACATCATCAACCGTAGCAGGCAACCAAGTTCCTGGTGCAAGCCTTTTTGGTCTAGCAAGAGGTGATGCTCGTGGTGCAGTGCCAGCTGCCAGAGTGGCCATGTACAAAGTATGTTGGGCCAGCTCAGGTTGCTCGGATATGGACATACTTGCAGCATTTGAAGCTGCCATAACTGATGGTGTTGATGTTATCTCAATATCAATTGGTGGAATGACTAAGGATTATGTATCGGATACATTGGCAATAGGTGCATTTCATGCCATGAGGAAGGGTATTATTACAGTGGCCTCTGCTGGGAATGATGGACCAACTTCAGGTACTGTGGCGAACCATGCACCCTGGGTCTTAACCGTGGCTGCTAGCGGCATTGATAGGCAGTTTAGGAGCAAAGTTGAGTTGGGTAATGGGAAGAATTTCTCG GGGATTGGGGTGAACGCATTTGAACCAAAGCAGAAACCATACCCTATTGTTAGTGGAGCTGATGTAGCTAAGAACTCTGAGAGCAAGGACAGCGCAAG GTTTTGTATGGATGGATCAATGGACCCTAAAAAGGTGAAGGGAAAGCTTATTTATTGCGAGCTACAAGCGTGGGGTTCTGATTCTGTGGTTAAAGGACTTGGTGGGTTAGGAGCTATTGTTGAAAGTGAGCAATATCTTGACGCTGCCCAAATTTTCATGACACCAGGGACAGTGGTCAATGTCACTGTTGGTAATACCATCAATAATTATATACATTCCACTAG ATCAGCATCAGCAGTGATATACAGATCCCACGAAGTAAAAGTCCCTGCACCGTTTATTGCTTCGTTTTCATCTCGGGGACCAAATCCGCTATCAGAGCATCTCCTCAAG CCTGACGTTGCAGCACCAGGCATTGACATTTTGGCATCTTACACTCCTCTGAGATCACTCACAGGGCGAAAAGGAGACACTCAGTATTCAAAATTCATACTTATGTCTGGGACTTCAATGGCCTGTCCCCATGTTGCTGGGGTAGCTGCCTATGTAAAGTCATTCCACCCAAATTGGACACCAGCAGCAATCAAATCTGCCATTCTGACCACAG CAAAACCTATGAGTGTGAGAGCTAACAGCGACGCAGAATTTGCCTATGGTGCTGGTCAATTAAATCCAACTAAAGCTAGAAGCCCTGGCTTAGTCTATGACATGGATGAAATGTCTTATATCCAGTTCCTATGTCACGAAGGCTACCCTGGATCAAAATTGGCTGTTTTAATTGGCTTAAAAATAAATTGCTCCTCAATGCTTCCTGGAATTGGCTATGATGCTCTTAACTATCCCACCATGCAACTTAATGCCAAAAATGACCGGGAGACAAGCATCGGAATTTTTCGACGGACGGTAACCAATGTGGGTCCTTCTCCTTCTATCTACAATGCCACTATTAAGGCTCCTAAAGGGGTGAAAATCACAGTAAACCCCAGGAGTCTCTCCTTCTCTCGTGCCTTACAAAAGAGGAGCTTCACGGTCGTGGTTAAGGCAAAACCCATCTCAAGTGGACAAATGGCGTCTGGTTCGCTTGCATGGAAAAGCCCTCGTCACATTGTAAGGAGCCCGATTGTCGTGTTCAAACCATTGGAATAG